In Aedes albopictus strain Foshan chromosome 3, AalbF5, whole genome shotgun sequence, the genomic window CTCTCTTTCGCACGGCATCACGTTTTCTGTCATGTCTCACTGCTTGCTCCTTACGAGCTTTGCTCGTTTGGCtgcactttttgagatttcttttgtcTTGTCTGGCTGCAAAAAAAACaaagtctattcttcattacaccacgaaacctaacctcgaaatgtttgacattagccaggtcattttggcagatcacacacatgcaagaaagagacgaacaattttcttgcagtttgccgaccttttcttgctcgtgtgagatctgtcaaaatgacctggctccatactgtcaaattttcattcataaaatgagcgatcagttgttctgaaccgtctcgtaaaatggtccatagatatagggggcgtccatagattacgtcatgcatttaggggggaggggggttcagcaaaatGTAACGAACCTTACAAAAAGTTCAGAGATCCCTTACAAAAAGTGCGACATAGGAGGGGGGAGTTgaaaaagccaaaaaaaaaagcGACTGATGGTAGGTTAATGGCATTGAGATGCGTGAAGCCCAGCTGCgaaagaaacgtgtttgtttataaaaagcagataggcccttttcaaatgttacgctagatttcCTTCAATTCAATTACCCCGAaaaccattaccccgaatgacacaTTAACATCCTGATCCTATAACATTACCCTGAATTAAATTACGCCTACAACCATTACCCCGAGTGTCATATTACCCCGAAAGATATTTCCCCGAATGACGAAACAGAAGCCGCATTCATAATTCTGATGTTTGTCATTTGATTCCGGTTTGATTGAAGGTCTAGTTGTGTGTTCTTTTTAAAAGATCCAATATTTATTCATCATTGTGCTTAAAGGCCTACTCAATAGCCCGCAGTAAATCGCGGGTGCTTTTGGGTAGATCTACCGCTGGGATTTTGAACAGATGAGCCTGCAAGAACATCCAGAGGGGCTTGCAGTCTGGTGCATACTGGAGATTCAAAACATATACCACTTGCATGCAAATGCAAATGGCATGGAGGATGTGGTCTGCCTTGTACTCCGCTCCCCCGAAAATAACGAGCACCGCTCCTTCTCCCCGCGATGCCCCAACCGAAACAATTTGCGGCTGCAAATTAAGGTTCTCGAATTTTTCCTTAAGGAAATCCAAACGCGTGCTGATTTTATGTTCCATGTCGCCCGCCGTCTGCATAGAAAAGAAAAGatttctattaaaaaaatatataataaaataaAGCAAGGCTGAATTGTATAAATTGTTAGTAGTAATAAAATCATTACAAAAACACAGGAAGCAGTGAAAGAAATTTTTTGTAagttctcatcgtaataggctgttttacctcacccaaatatgtcaggaaaaggcctactttcccacaccaaattaacagtgcggtaatggctcattacagcactgatttgtgttgcgtaatgaaccatttgaGCACtggtttcagttttggtcaacttattgatgctttctggacgcagttttgaaaaattgtgacaactgcacagcataacctgttatgatcagattttcttgaacatcgctatgaacatcagtgtgcagtttgtgaaaacgttttgtttaaaactatcctcaagggtaatttatgaaattgcaaaaaacgttgtacgcaactaggcgcagaactcgatttttccagcacttgtcgtaattatccacctcggcaagcctcgttggataaatgtacgactcgtgctgtaaaaatcgtcattctgcaccttgttacgtaaactactatttccagGTATAATTCATTATTGTCCTTTTACATTTATTTCCTAGACGCCTTTCTGTCCCTCGAAAAGAAACAAAATAGAAAACCGTTTTGTTTTAACCATTTATTTAATTATACAATAATTCGGGCGCTGTGGAATACCTGTAAAGATAAGAAAATCGAGTAAGTTCTTTTCTTTTAGTTCCAACTAtttatttgcatcttttgacaacGTACTTCAACCTCAACTAAGGTCAAAAGTGTCTCAAAAGATGCAAATAGTGGGAATTAAAGGGAAAAAATCTTTTACATTAAGCAGCGAAATACTTACACCGCAATTGTACATTATAAGGAATCAATTTCGAAGGCGGATTGCTTTCCGGCCATCTGGCAAGTGATGTAAATGGGACGGAGAATGTGTGATGTCTTCAATACTGCATTTATCGATCACAAAATTTTGCGGATCAACTACATATGCATCTAAATGTTCGACGAACTGTACGGCACTATATGTATGGCAGACGAATGTTATCTCATTGTTGTTTTTGATTATATGGCGTACTTCTTTAAAAACACTGTTCTGACTCCAGACGATCAACATGGTCCCAGAAGTGATCTTTGTTTTCCCAAGCATAACGTAGTTTAGTACTCGCACGATTGAACAGCTGTTGTCAGAAATCAGCTCGCTCGGGATAGGAATACAGTCAAGCTTGATGAAAAATCCAGTCCCTTCATCCAACTGCAGTGGTCCAAAATTACTGATGCACTTGAAAAATTTATGGGCCATCTTAAACTGGTCCTTTATCGCCAATGTCAAGGCAATATTTTTCCGGGATGATGTGACGGTGGctatttttttaaagtatttaTGTTTCATTTCGGGTATGAATGTTGATGTAAATCGAGTTGGACCCATCCACTCGATTGCGAGCGGGTAATGCGTCAGAAAATGTGCTTTCGGTTTAAGATGCTTATTGAAGAGAACCTTGTACTGGGTCAACGTCTGTTGAATGAGTTGTTTAAACTCTTCAATTTCCTCAGACGTGAAAGAAGGTTTCATTACGCATGACCCAACCTTAGTGACATTTATGAGGAATGTCCACTCATCTCCGGCCGGTACTAGGTCGCCAATCATCAGGGTGATATTGTCGACGAAGCACTTCATCTGTCCTGCGGTCATTTTTAGTTTTAGGCTGTCCAAGTTCTCCTGCCTTATTTCTGGCGGAATACTTTTCCGCTCGTTGATGTCGTAATCATATCGCTGGACACGCTGATTCAATGTGAACAGCGAGAAAAATCCTTTTGCAATAAAGTGAAGAATGCAGCAAGCGAGAGCATCATGAGCGAATCCTTCGAAAAAGTCATGCATGCAATCCACAATCTTGAGGTCGGTGATATGAAAGTCCGGAATACTGTTAAAaactgaatttttcttaattcctGTTTCCGAAAAGCGATTGATCTCTAAAGCTTGATTATATGTTTCTTCGGTCCGGTACAGATTAGGTTCGTCCACAGCGCTTTCCCTTATATGTTCCAGATCCATCGAGCAAATCCTGAATAAATAGAAAATAATTGTAATTAGTTTTGTTTCATTCAACCACACACGTgtggttacgtctgtttgtctgtgattcaacTAGAAGGCAATTATTACAAACTTATAGTAATAACCCGATTTAATAACTCCTTATCATCGGTGATTTGAATATAGCAAAGAGAGCAAAAGACTTAGACACATAAACAGAAACTTAATAGGTACATTCCCActctttctttcaaaaatctcaatGTAACAGGAACattatagacaaacagacgtagaaCTATCCACAATGTTCATCGTTTAGATTTCTACGAGTTATTCAAAATATTCTATAGTTGAGTGTAGAATTAACTGAGTGTTAAAATAtacattgataaaaaaaatcacgcaGCGTTGTAGCTCCTGTTTGTCCTAGTGAGCGCTTGGACAAACACAATGTGATTATCactgttttttattattttatttttattagcaCTGATCATGCAAAAATGCAAATTGTTCaaagttttacgtctgtttgtctatgaaaaataatgaaaaatgacAGACTAGCACGGATAAAATCCAAACATTACTGAAACAATCAATAGAAACATAAAAGTATGATAAAAATCGGGTCATTGCAGCAATTATATACCGAGTAAAATTATTGTTACAATTCTAAAACACTAATGACCAAAATAAACCACTATCACTAA contains:
- the LOC134292155 gene encoding uncharacterized protein LOC134292155 isoform X2: MQPEAEQNFEGATRDEDVQHDGFWHDIRRQLDDDLLTTIQKTGTAFAIFLHSLPNYNRAMVFEVIASFKNMVLEPLMSVACEVIKPVVSEAEQVPLLNELMKITQAFDAVNTDHKLVKLLKEECHFHMPVLDEVNSELIPVEIGNDSVELLEKSKCNVYIGLENFFTSFFKIEANIEALLENYQKMTTSNGNLNDNFVKGKFWRQKTEKRPGQICIPYFIFADSFEINNPLGSKAGKQALTGFYLNFPSLPRHIHGKIENMFLVQFVYSAIEKTFSNDAILNTLIQEISRLEKTPVKIQVKGEDKDIFFLFGGLRGDNLGLNSLLDYSRSFVANHPCRICSMDLEHIRESAVDEPNLYRTEETYNQALEINRFSETGIKKNSVFNSIPDFHITDLKIVDCMHDFFEGFAHDALACCILHFIAKGFFSLFTLNQRVQRYDYDINERKSIPPEIRQENLDSLKLKMTAGQMKCFVDNITLMIGDLVPAGDEWTFLINVTKVGSCVMKPSFTSEEIEEFKQLIQQTLTQYKVLFNKHLKPKAHFLTHYPLAIEWMGPTRFTSTFIPEMKHKYFKKIATVTSSRKNIALTLAIKDQFKMAHKFFKCISNFGPLQLDEGTGFFIKLDCIPIPSELISDNSCSIVRVLNYVMLGKTKITSGTMLIVWSQNSVFKEVRHIIKNNNEITFVCHTYSAVQFVEHLDAYVVDPQNFVIDKCSIEDITHSPSHLHHLPDGRKAIRLRN